GCAACGCATAACACCACTTTAGAGGATTCACCCATGCCTATGAAATTCTGTACTGCCATTGCTGTGTTGTTAACGTTAGTAATCGCACAAAGCTGTCTGGCAGAGGTTAAAGAGTTTAAGTGTGTTGCAGTGCAAAGTGAGAATGTTCAAAAGACAAATATGCGTCGCATGCGCGCAATCGTTGTGGTGCCGGAGGCTCATTTGCTTTCGAAAGAGGACTTGGTAGACACAGCGAAAGCCGCTGCGCTTGATCTGCATAATCAGAGTAAAATGCAGGTGATAGTAGTAAAGCTCTATCCTTCAAAAGATTATGCAGAGTTTTTCCCGCAGGTTCTGGATATGACCTATGCGCCGGAAGCAATTGGTTGGGACGGAAAGCCCGCCGCAACTTGGGTGGGATATATTGCAGACAAGATGCCGACAGAACGGGAAATGTTTCGTATTCGTACATGGATTCTGGAACAATCAAAAAACAAGCAGACTATTCTGGATCGCAAACAAGATCTTGCTAAAAGAATGGATATTCCTGTGGATGACGTATTCTTCCCGATCTTTAAACTTGTGCCGTGCTTTATGGAAAACAATGGATAACGAGACGTGTTTTTCGAATTATGCGATGCGTATATGCAACAGTAAACGTTGCATATGCGCATCTTTTTTGTTCACTGCAATATTGCGGGCGACGCTAAAAAGCTTGTGGATACAAGAGATCGAGGCTATTTCAGTGGGATACTAACTATGAGACACACAAGCAGGAAACGCTCGGATACGGCGTGATTCTTGCATTTTTTCGCTCAGGAGAATGTTATGACTAACACAGAGACAACTACTGAAAATGAAGGCTTGGAGCAGATTACTCAACTCCAGAAACGCGCTGTAGAGTTTGCTGAATCCGGTATGATGGAAGAAGCACTTGAGGCTGCAATGATCTGTATTGGATTGCAGGAAGAAGTTGCGCCTGAAAACATGCTTCTCAGAGCAAAGCTTATTCAGAATGCGAGCCGCATTTTATTATATACTGGTGACATGGATCAGGCAGAAGCCATTGCTAACGAAGGCATTCAAATTATGCAGACTGCAGAGGGCACTACTGCGGATGACATGGCACATGCATTCCTTAACCTTTCTTCCATTCTTTATGCGAAGAAAGATCTCGACAATGCAGCACTCGTGCTCATGGAAGCTATTAACATTTGGACAACTGAAAAGGGTCATGACAGCGCAGAAGTAGCTGACTGTCTTGGCAACCTCGGACGTCTGCGTGAAGAGCAGGGTAAACCTGAAGAAGCTATCGAACTGCATCAGCAGGCGATTGATATTAAAAAGCAGGTTTACGGTGACCACGAGCAGACCGCATTTTCACTCATGAACAAAGGTCTTGCGCTTATGCTTGCTCAACAGCTTCCAGAAGCAAAAACTGCGCTTGAAGAAGCTATTGAATGCTGTAAGCGTATTGGTCAGGAAGATTCTGAAATTGCTAAAGCATGTCAGCAAAACCTGAACATCTGCTTGGAGCAAATGAAATAGCTCTAGCTGAACTTTGAACCGCGAGCCAAGTCTGTTTATGGAGTCTCGTGGCTTAGATATCCTACCTTTCTGATAGTAGAAAAGGCTGTCCTTCATACGAAGGCCAGCCTTTTTTTATTGAAAGCCTATTTCTAACGTAACGGAAAAGGTCGTGATGTATAAGCCGCGTGATGTCATAATCAACGGGCTGACCCCGCGAATAAAAGTCTTTGGAGATTCCTAAGAACCTTTCTACTCAGAAAGGCTCTTAGGCCGCCGGAGGCAGCCCGCTCTTGAGCGTCACCGAAGACTTATCATAAGCCCACCACATAAAATCCCTATAACATGTTAATAAAAAACTAAAAAAAGTGTATGTCTTAGTATGCAAATAATTTTCTTATAAACCACAGTTGGTTGGGGCGTGCATGAAGAAACAAGTGGTTGTTGAAGGCGTTATGAAGTTTGTCTGTTTGATCTTTGCAGCAGTTGCGTTGAGTGGTTGTTGGAAGGTGGGACCAGACTACGTTGCACCGGATCTTTCGGCCTTCCACGGTACAAAGTGGAAGGCGTGCACTCCAATGCTGCAGCCGGAAAGTACAGCTGTTCACTGGTGGACGCAGTTTAACGATGCAGAATTGGAACGGCTGGTCGATACATTACTGACGCAGAATTTTTCTCTCAAGATAGCTCGTGCTCGGATAATTGAGGCGCGGGCGCAGCGCGGTGTAAGTCGTGCTGATTTACTGCCAAAGGCGTATCTGGGCGGCTATGGGCTCAGAACTCGTGCCGCGGAAGATGCTCAGGGACTTATTGGGGTGCCGGGTGGTATTCAGACAAACTTGTTTGCGGGTGCAGCCCTTGCAAGCTGGGAGCTCGATTTATGGGGGCGTGTACAACGCCTTGTTGAAGCTGCTGACAGTACTATTGAGGCAAACCGTGCAGCGTATGGGGATGCGGCTGTATCACTGGTGGCCGAACTTGCACTTGCCTATGTTGATTTGCGTACTCTGGAGTCTCGTATCCGGATATTAGAACGAAAAATGTTATTGCTGAAACAGCAAGCCCAACTAACTGGCTCGCGGTTTAACGCTGGAACGGGAACGCGTCAGGATTATTTGCAGGCACAAACCGTTGTCCGGCAGGAAAAAGCACAACTGCATGCATTTATTCAGGCAAAAGCGGTTGCAGAAAACAGTATTGCGGTGCTGCTGGGGATGCCGCCGAGTGAATTTTCCTATGCTGAGGGCTGTCAGCTTGCTGTACCTGTGGTTGCCGGTATGGATGTTCCGGCAAGCCTGCTTTCACGTAGACCGGATGTACGTCAGGCTGAGCAGGAATACGCCGCAGCTGTAGCCCGTATTGGTGCAGCAGAAGGAGAGCGTTACCCTAAAATTTCGTTGGGCGGTGTCTTAAGCTTCCAGTCGACTGATTTCGAAAAGCTGCTTCATGCAGACACTCTTGTATATACATTTGGTGCTGGCATTTGGGCTCCGGTTTTCACTGGTGGACGTATCGATGCACAGGTAGCAGTGCAGGAGTCTCTAGCAGAGCAGCGCAAGTTCCAGTTGCAGCAGACGGTTGTTGAAGCAGTTGCAGAAGTGGAAAACAGTGCTGTCGGCATTGCCGAAACAAGACGCCAGGTTGCGGAACTATCATGTGCTATGCAGGAGTTGACGCAGGCTACGGCTCTTGCCGGACAGCTGTTTGCGGGGGGACTTGCAAGCAAAGATACGGTTGTGGCGCGGGAGCTTGAACAGATAGAAATTGAAGATGCTCTTGTGGTTGCAAGTCAGCAGGAGCTTGGTGAGGTCATACATCTGTATCGGGCACTCGGCGGTGGCTGGGATGTGGCTCAGAATAATTCGAAGGCTGTGCCTACTAATGATGTGGAGCGCATAGGTAATGGAAACAGTAACGCAGAGGTTCGTGCTGATAAGGAGCTGATGAATGAATAAGAAAAAGCTGCTGTTGATCTTACTGCTTGTCTGCATCGCACTTGTGTTTTGGTGGTATTTAAATCCTTCCAAGCTGGTGAATAATAAAAGAGAAGTAACCCTCTACGGTCAGATTGACTTAAGAACTGTACAGCTGTCGTTCAGTGAGCAGGAATATATTGAACAAATGTACGTGGATGAGGGCGATGTCGTTAAGGGCGGGCAGGTGCTTGCTGTGCTTAAGAAAGATCGCCTCGCTGCTCAATTGCAGGAAGCAATTTCACGTGTGGAGGCGCAGGAAGAAGTTGTTCAGCGCCTTACAACAGGTTTGCGTCCGCAGGAGGTGTTGCAGGCTAGGGCAAAAGTTCAGGCTGCAGAGATTCAGTTGAAAAATGCACAGGCGTTGCTTCGTCGTGTGAAAACCACAACGCCTTCCGGCGCAAGTACACGTCAAAGCCTTGATGATGCCGTAACCTCGGTGAAGCTTGCTCAGGCGGAATTGGCGATTGAAAAAAACGGATTAAGCCTCGCTGAGGAAGGTTATCGCAAGGAAGATATTGCAGAGGCCAAAGCAACGTTGAAGGGATTGAAAGCATCTGTAGATTTGTTATGGGTTCGCATGGGTGAATTGAAGCTTGTTGCGCCAGTGAATGGCATTATTCAGAACCGCATTGCAGAGCTTGGTGAGCTTGCTTCCCCATCGCGTGTAGCATTTACCCTCGCTGTTACAGAACCTAAGTGGGTGCGCGCCTATTTACCGGAACCTGAACTTGGACTCGTGATGGAAGGTATGAGAGCTTCCGTATATTCGGACTCCTTTGCAGAGCCTTTCAAAGGCTGGGTTGGTTTTATTTCACCGCAGGCAGAATTTACGCCGAAGCGAGTGGAAACAACAGAGTTGCGAACACAGCTCGTATACGAAGTGCGGGTGTGGGTGGATGATCCAGATAACAGACTAAAATTGGGGATGCCTGTGACTATTGCTTTGGATACTTCTTCCTCAGTAATCCCTGATGCTGATCCGAAGCCAGACAACGGTTCCCGGAGCCAGTAACTCTATGCCGATGCAGGAAGTTCAGGCAGGGCAGCCGCTGTTATTGGCGGAGAATATCCGTGTTGTTTTCAAACCCAAAAGCAAGCGTCCTATTGTTGCGTTGGATGACTTGAGTCTGAGTGTAGAAGCGGGAAGCGTTACTGGGCTGGTGGGGCCGGATGGTGCAGGTAAAACAACCTGTCTGCGTCTTGCCGCAGGACTACTTGTTCCACAGTCCGGCAGTATGACTGTGCTTGGCTACGACGTAGTTCAAGAAGCAGACGGTATGCGTTCCAGAATTGGCTACATGCCTCAGCAGTTCGGGCTGTATGAAGATTTAACAGTTCAAGAAAATCTGGACTTGTATGCAGACTTGCAAGATGTGCCGATGGTAGCCCGAAAAGAGCAGTTTGCGCGTCTTCTGGATATGACTGATCTTGGAGAATTTACTCAACGACGTGCAGGGCAGCTCTCCGGCGGTATGAAGCAGAAGCTTGGGCTTGCGTGTTGTTTGGTAAAAGTGCCTGAGCTACTTATTTTAGACGAGCCGACAGTAGGTGTTGATCCTGTTTCGCGGCGCGACATCTGGCGCATTGTGTACCAGCTGGTTGAAGAAGAAGGCGTGGGGGTAGTTGTATCTACAGCGTATCTGGACGAAGCTGAACGCTGTAACGAAGTTATTGTTATGCATCATGGCGTTAAGTTGGCAGAAGGGACGCCGCAAAGTTTCTACAGCAGAGTTGAGGGACGTGTTTTTTCTATAGCACCAAAAGCTCCGCAAACCGCGCGCACGCTGCATGGCGAGATGTTGCAACGGGGTGATGTTGTGGATGCTTCTATTCAGTCCGGTGTGGTGCGAGTTGTTTTATCAAAAGACAGTCCTGTACGGCCTCAAGCACTACTTTCAGAGGACAAGGCTCACCAAGAGATTTCAAAATTAGACTTGGAGCCGGTGCCACCACGTTTTGAGGATGTCTTTGTAGATATGCTTCATCAGGACGGGGCTGCTATTGAGAAGCCCGCTGAGGAGAAGTCAGTTGAAATCGTGCATGGTCTGGAAAAACAGGTCATAGCGCGAAAAGAACCGGCTATTGTTGTGTCGAATCTGTTGAAGCAGTTCGGTGCATTTACAGCGGTGCAAAACATTTCTTTCTCCGTATGTCGGGGTGAAATCTTTGGGCTGCTTGGTGCCAACGGGGCGGGTAAGACCACCACATTCCGTATGCTGTGCGGGTTGTTAAAGGCTTCCGGTGGCGAAATCAATGTGGCTGGTAACGATATGCGTACGGCACCGTCAAGAGCACGGTCTCGTATCGGCTATATGGCGCAGAAATTTTCTCTCTATCAACAGTTTACGGTTAAGCAAAATTTGCGTTTTTACGGCAAAGCCTACGGCTTGCATCGTTCGCACTTACAACAGCGGCTGGATTGGGCGCTGCGTGAGTTTGATATGGAAGATCGTAAGAATGCGGTGACGCAGAGCCTGCCTGCTGGTTTTAAGCAACGGTTGGCAATGGCGGCTGCAATGTTGCACGAGCCGGAAATTTTGTTTTTGGATGAACCTACATCCGGTGCAGATCCGCTTGCGCGGCGCGAATTCTGGGCGAGAATTAACAAATTCTCCCGTGAGGGAGTAACAGTCATCGTCACTACGCATTTTCTGGAAGAGGCAGAATACTGTGACCATATGTTAATTATGGCACAGGGGCAGCAGCTTGCAGCGGGAACGCCTGCTCAAATTAGAGAACTGGCAGTAAGTAAAGAAACTCCTGATCCGACAATTGAGGATGCATTTATTAAACTAGCAGGTGAGTAGAACAGGAAGGAAATACACGCATGGCAGGACTATCCTATTTACGGCTCCGTGGCTTTATCCGAAAGGAATTGCTGCAAATTAAGCGAGATCCCAGTAGCATTTTGTTGGGGATTGTTATGCCAGTGGTACTGTTGCTTATTTTTGGCTACGGCGTTTCCTTGGAGCCAAACAATGTGCCTATTGCGATTGTGGTCGATTCACCAAGTCAGGTGACGCAGGATTTGAAAGCACGTTTTCAGCTATCCCGTTACTTTTCGCCGGTGACTGTGCATTCCATGTCGGAAGCTGTTCAGCTTATGCAAACAAGTGAGGTGGACTGTATCATTCATGTCCGCTCAAATTTTTTATCGCTTTTGTTATCCCGACAAGAAGCACCCATTCAGCTTATTCTCAACGGAATAGATGCGAACAGGGCACGAATTATTGAAGGCTATATACAGAATGCCATAGGCTTGTGGGCGCAACGAGCTGCAATGCAAGCTGGTGTAGAGTATTCGCCTCCGATTATGATTGAATCGCGCATTTGGTTTAATGCAGCGGCAACTAGTACGTATTCTCTTATCCCCGGACTGCTGACACTGATTATGACGCTCATAGGCACGCAGTTAACCGCACTGGTTATTGCTCGAGAGTGGGAGCGGGGAACGATGGAAGCACTGTTAAGCACGCCTATCCGGTCAAACGAAATTCTTTTAGGAAAGTTGGTGCCGTACTATGGTCTTGGTATGATAGGCATGGGCTTTTCCATTCTTCTTGGAGTCTTCTTATTCGATGTTCCGCTTAGAGGTTCTGTCTTTCTTCTTTTTCTTCTGGGCAGTGTGTTTTTGCTCGCATCACTTGGGTTCGGGCTGTTTATTTCCTCTGCCGCTCGTATTCAATTTGTGGCGGCAATGGGGTCCGTTTTATCCGCATTCCTTCCGGCATTCTTTTTGTCCGGCCTCATGTTTGATTTAAAAAGTACGCCTAAAGCCGTTCAGTATATAAGTACCATTGTGCCGGCAAAGTACTTTGTAACCATTACGCAAACCTTATTCTTAGCTGGTAATGTCTGGTCTGTATTGATTCCGGCAAGCCTTGTGCTGGTTCTTATGAGTGTTGTCCTGTTGTTGATTGCACGCAAAAAGTTAGGACGTAGGTTGCCACAATGATCGAAATGCTACAGCGGATTTGGACTCTCGTAGTCAAAGAATTTATGTTGATTCTGATTGATCCGAAGAGTCGGTTTGTCATCATCGTACCGCCGATGTTTCAGTTTGTTATCTTCAGCTACGCGGCTACATTTGATTTACAGAACGTGGAGTATGCCGTGTTGGATGAGTCGAAGACTGAGCAGTCCCGCACGTTGCTCAACCATTTTAATGGATCACCACATTTTGAACTGGTTCATACCTTAGATACCACAGCACAGATTCCAGAACTGATTAACACACGAAAAGTTCGTCTTGTGCTTCATATTCCACGAGATTTTGCAGACAAAATCATCAATCACGAAACGGCAGTCATTCAGATTATAGCAGATGGGCGAAATTCAAACGTTGCTTCTGTCGCACTTGGGTATGTTCAGGAAATTACGCAGCAATATGGTACATCCTTGCAGACAGAGCTTCTTTCATCTGGTCTGCATACCTCGCTTGTTAGCCGTGCATGGTTTAACAGGAACTTGGAAACACGTTGGTACATTGTTTCATCACTGGGTGGGATTATCAGTATGGTTATCGCCATGCTGCTATCAGCGCTTTCGGTAGCTCGTGAGCGAGAATTCGGTACGTTTGATCAGCTTCTTGTTGCACCGTTTCAGCCATATGAAATACTTATCGGCAAAGCTGTACCATGTGTTTTTTTTGGACTGGCTGACGCAATGATCTTGTCTCTAGGCGCTTCTTATTGGTTCGACGTACCGTTCAGAGGAACAATTTCAGCACTCATCGTTGTTCTTCTTGCCTTCTTGGTTGCAGTTGTAGGTGTGGGGCTATTTATTTCTTCCATGTCTGTAACCATGCAACAGGGGCTACTAGGAGCGTTCGTTTTCATCATGCCGTCGGTGCTTCTTGGGGGATTTACGACGCCCATAAGTAACATGCCCGAGTGGTTGCAGACAGGTACGCTCATCAATCCGCTCAGATATGTTGTTCAGGCGCTACGTGAGATTTTCCTCATGGGGGCAGATCTGTCCGTTACATGGCATTTTATCTGGCCGTTACTTTTAATATCTGCCGTCACCATGCCCGCCGCAGCTGTTATGTTCAGGCTTAGGACGCAGTAGATTTTTGTTTTGCCTCCGGCGGCCAGAGAACCCTTTTGAAAAAGGGCTTCTCTGGACTCTCCTAAAACTTTCATTCG
The sequence above is a segment of the Halodesulfovibrio marinisediminis DSM 17456 genome. Coding sequences within it:
- a CDS encoding efflux RND transporter periplasmic adaptor subunit, with amino-acid sequence MNKKKLLLILLLVCIALVFWWYLNPSKLVNNKREVTLYGQIDLRTVQLSFSEQEYIEQMYVDEGDVVKGGQVLAVLKKDRLAAQLQEAISRVEAQEEVVQRLTTGLRPQEVLQARAKVQAAEIQLKNAQALLRRVKTTTPSGASTRQSLDDAVTSVKLAQAELAIEKNGLSLAEEGYRKEDIAEAKATLKGLKASVDLLWVRMGELKLVAPVNGIIQNRIAELGELASPSRVAFTLAVTEPKWVRAYLPEPELGLVMEGMRASVYSDSFAEPFKGWVGFISPQAEFTPKRVETTELRTQLVYEVRVWVDDPDNRLKLGMPVTIALDTSSSVIPDADPKPDNGSRSQ
- a CDS encoding DUF4875 domain-containing protein, which codes for MPMKFCTAIAVLLTLVIAQSCLAEVKEFKCVAVQSENVQKTNMRRMRAIVVVPEAHLLSKEDLVDTAKAAALDLHNQSKMQVIVVKLYPSKDYAEFFPQVLDMTYAPEAIGWDGKPAATWVGYIADKMPTEREMFRIRTWILEQSKNKQTILDRKQDLAKRMDIPVDDVFFPIFKLVPCFMENNG
- a CDS encoding ABC transporter permease; the protein is MAGLSYLRLRGFIRKELLQIKRDPSSILLGIVMPVVLLLIFGYGVSLEPNNVPIAIVVDSPSQVTQDLKARFQLSRYFSPVTVHSMSEAVQLMQTSEVDCIIHVRSNFLSLLLSRQEAPIQLILNGIDANRARIIEGYIQNAIGLWAQRAAMQAGVEYSPPIMIESRIWFNAAATSTYSLIPGLLTLIMTLIGTQLTALVIAREWERGTMEALLSTPIRSNEILLGKLVPYYGLGMIGMGFSILLGVFLFDVPLRGSVFLLFLLGSVFLLASLGFGLFISSAARIQFVAAMGSVLSAFLPAFFLSGLMFDLKSTPKAVQYISTIVPAKYFVTITQTLFLAGNVWSVLIPASLVLVLMSVVLLLIARKKLGRRLPQ
- a CDS encoding ATP-binding cassette domain-containing protein, with the translated sequence MLIRSQTTVPGASNSMPMQEVQAGQPLLLAENIRVVFKPKSKRPIVALDDLSLSVEAGSVTGLVGPDGAGKTTCLRLAAGLLVPQSGSMTVLGYDVVQEADGMRSRIGYMPQQFGLYEDLTVQENLDLYADLQDVPMVARKEQFARLLDMTDLGEFTQRRAGQLSGGMKQKLGLACCLVKVPELLILDEPTVGVDPVSRRDIWRIVYQLVEEEGVGVVVSTAYLDEAERCNEVIVMHHGVKLAEGTPQSFYSRVEGRVFSIAPKAPQTARTLHGEMLQRGDVVDASIQSGVVRVVLSKDSPVRPQALLSEDKAHQEISKLDLEPVPPRFEDVFVDMLHQDGAAIEKPAEEKSVEIVHGLEKQVIARKEPAIVVSNLLKQFGAFTAVQNISFSVCRGEIFGLLGANGAGKTTTFRMLCGLLKASGGEINVAGNDMRTAPSRARSRIGYMAQKFSLYQQFTVKQNLRFYGKAYGLHRSHLQQRLDWALREFDMEDRKNAVTQSLPAGFKQRLAMAAAMLHEPEILFLDEPTSGADPLARREFWARINKFSREGVTVIVTTHFLEEAEYCDHMLIMAQGQQLAAGTPAQIRELAVSKETPDPTIEDAFIKLAGE
- a CDS encoding efflux transporter outer membrane subunit translates to MKKQVVVEGVMKFVCLIFAAVALSGCWKVGPDYVAPDLSAFHGTKWKACTPMLQPESTAVHWWTQFNDAELERLVDTLLTQNFSLKIARARIIEARAQRGVSRADLLPKAYLGGYGLRTRAAEDAQGLIGVPGGIQTNLFAGAALASWELDLWGRVQRLVEAADSTIEANRAAYGDAAVSLVAELALAYVDLRTLESRIRILERKMLLLKQQAQLTGSRFNAGTGTRQDYLQAQTVVRQEKAQLHAFIQAKAVAENSIAVLLGMPPSEFSYAEGCQLAVPVVAGMDVPASLLSRRPDVRQAEQEYAAAVARIGAAEGERYPKISLGGVLSFQSTDFEKLLHADTLVYTFGAGIWAPVFTGGRIDAQVAVQESLAEQRKFQLQQTVVEAVAEVENSAVGIAETRRQVAELSCAMQELTQATALAGQLFAGGLASKDTVVARELEQIEIEDALVVASQQELGEVIHLYRALGGGWDVAQNNSKAVPTNDVERIGNGNSNAEVRADKELMNE
- a CDS encoding ABC transporter permease; this encodes MIEMLQRIWTLVVKEFMLILIDPKSRFVIIVPPMFQFVIFSYAATFDLQNVEYAVLDESKTEQSRTLLNHFNGSPHFELVHTLDTTAQIPELINTRKVRLVLHIPRDFADKIINHETAVIQIIADGRNSNVASVALGYVQEITQQYGTSLQTELLSSGLHTSLVSRAWFNRNLETRWYIVSSLGGIISMVIAMLLSALSVAREREFGTFDQLLVAPFQPYEILIGKAVPCVFFGLADAMILSLGASYWFDVPFRGTISALIVVLLAFLVAVVGVGLFISSMSVTMQQGLLGAFVFIMPSVLLGGFTTPISNMPEWLQTGTLINPLRYVVQALREIFLMGADLSVTWHFIWPLLLISAVTMPAAAVMFRLRTQ
- a CDS encoding tetratricopeptide repeat protein, translating into MTNTETTTENEGLEQITQLQKRAVEFAESGMMEEALEAAMICIGLQEEVAPENMLLRAKLIQNASRILLYTGDMDQAEAIANEGIQIMQTAEGTTADDMAHAFLNLSSILYAKKDLDNAALVLMEAINIWTTEKGHDSAEVADCLGNLGRLREEQGKPEEAIELHQQAIDIKKQVYGDHEQTAFSLMNKGLALMLAQQLPEAKTALEEAIECCKRIGQEDSEIAKACQQNLNICLEQMK